Proteins encoded by one window of Amaranthus tricolor cultivar Red isolate AtriRed21 chromosome 4, ASM2621246v1, whole genome shotgun sequence:
- the LOC130811354 gene encoding CAAX prenyl protease 1 homolog, with amino-acid sequence MTFPYLEAVVGFMILMYFFETYLDLRQHAAHKLPTLPKPLLGVISQEKFEKSRAYSLDKSGFHFVHEFITIVLDSGILYFGILPWFWKKSGDFLVHAGLNAENEILHTLAFLAGVMIWSQITDLPFSLYSTFVIEARHGFNKQTIWLFFKDMVKSIILAVVIGPPIVSAIIFIVQKGGPYLAIYLWGFMFVLSIVMMTLYPILIAPLFNKFTPLPDGELRTKIEDLASSLKFPLKKLFVVDGSTRSSHSNAYMYGFFNNKRIVLYDTLIQQCKNDKEVVAVIAHELGHWKLNHTMYSFIAVQILTFLQFGGYTLVKNSKDLFESFGFHDTQPVLIGLIIFQHTVIPLQHLVNFALNLVSRSFEFQADAFAKNLGYANELKAGLVKLQEENLSAMNTDPWYSAYHYSHPPLVERLAALDEGDKKDD; translated from the exons GTTTTATGATACTGATGTACTTCTTTGAAACCTATTTGGATTTACGTCAACATGCTGCTCACAAATTGCCAACACTTCCTAAACCTTTGTTAGGAGTGATAAGCCAggagaaatttgaaaaatctcgGGCATATAGTCTTGATAAAAG CGGCTttcattttgttcatgaatttataACAATAGTGTTAGATTCTGGAATTTTGTACTTTGGGATACTGCCGTGGTTTTGGAAG AAATCAGGAGACTTTTTGGTGCATGCAGGTCTTAATGCTGAGAATGAAATATTGCACACCTTGGCTTTCTTAGCTGGTGTTATGATTTGGTCACAG ATCACGGACTTGCCATTTTCTCTTTACTCAACTTTTGTGATTGAGGCACGCCACGGATTTAACAAG CAAACGATATGGTTATTTTTCAAAGATATGGTGAAGAGTATCATCCTTGCAGTTGTGATTGGACCTCCTATTGTATCTGCAATCATCTTCATTGTACAG AAAGGTGGTCCTTACTTGGCGATCTATCTCTGGGGATTCATGTTTGTTCTGTCTATTGTAATGATGACCTTATATCCGATTTTGATTGCTCCTCTTTTTAACAAGTTTACCCCG CTTCCCGACGGAGAGTTGAGGACGAAAATCGAAGATCTTGCCTCTTCACTGAAATTTCCCTTGAAGAAATTGTTCGTAGTTGATGGATCGACTAGGTCAAGCCATAGCAAT GCTTACATGTATGGTTTCTTCAATAACAAGCGTATAGTCCTCTATGACACTTTGATTCAGCAG TGCAAGAATGATAAGGAGGTTGTTGCTGTTATTGCACATGAACTAGGGCATTGGAAACTCAATCATACCATGTATTCCTTCATTGCTGTGCAG ATTCTTACATTCTTGCAATTTGGAGGATACACTCTTGTGAAAAATTCAAAGGACCTATTTGAGAGCTTTGGATTTCATGATACACAGCCGGTGCTCATTGGTCTCATCATTTTTCAG CACACTGTGATACCTCTCCAGCACCTTGTAAATTTTGCTCTGAATCTCGTGAGCAGATCTTTTGAATTTCAG GCCGATGCTTTTGCAAAGAACCTAGGTTATGCAAATGAACTCAAGGCCGGTCTTGTAAAATTACAG GAGGAGAACTTGTCTGCAATGAATACAGATCCATGGTACTCGGCTTATCACTATTCACACCCACCCCTCGTTGAAAGATTAGCCGCACTTGATGAAGGTGACAAGAAAGACGACTGA